The sequence TGCCAGACGGGCGCGGTGCTGAAGCTCTCGCTCGCGCGGGACGCGGAGGGCCTCTTGCGTCCCGTGGACGTGCGCGCGGTGCCCACGGCGTGCGGGCGGGGCCTGGGCGGCGAGGGCTTCCTGGACGCGGGCGTCGTGGCGGTGGACGAGCTGGGCCCGGAGCGCGCGGCGCCGCACCTCGCGCACGCGAGGCGCACCCTGGGCGGACTGATTTCAACCCGGAGGGACTGAGATGGTGTCGATGCGGGAGCAGTTGGAGGCGCTCACCGTGGGCATGGCCCGGCAGGTCGCGGGCTGGCTGCCGGCCGTGACGCCCGAGCGGTACGTGGCCTTCCTGGACATGATGTACCACTACACGCTGCGCAGTGGAGACAGGCTGCGGCTCGCGGCCGAGCGCGCCACGCTCCCCGAGCTGAAGGCCTTCTTCGCGGAGCTCGCGGCGGACGAGCAGTCCCACTACCAGCTCGCGAAGGCGGACCTCGCGGCCTTCGGGCGCACGCCGTCGGACGCCTCGCCCCGCGAGGTCTCCGCGTTCCACGCCTTCTGGGAGGGAATCACCGCGGAGCGCCAGCTCTCGTTCCTCGGCGCGCTGTACGTGCTGGAGGGCGTGGCGCGGCACCTCGGGGGCGACACACGCCAGGGGTTGGGGCGGCTCGGCCTGGACAGGACGCGGGCGCGCTTCCTGCTCGTGCACCTGGACGTGGACGTGGAGCACGGCGCGC comes from Pyxidicoccus parkwaysis and encodes:
- a CDS encoding iron-containing redox enzyme family protein, translating into MVSMREQLEALTVGMARQVAGWLPAVTPERYVAFLDMMYHYTLRSGDRLRLAAERATLPELKAFFAELAADEQSHYQLAKADLAAFGRTPSDASPREVSAFHAFWEGITAERQLSFLGALYVLEGVARHLGGDTRQGLGRLGLDRTRARFLLVHLDVDVEHGARAQALCESLGAHAPEPLLDGARQAADFWVAIHRRALAEA